TGGCAAGTGAAGTAGCAAATAATCTAGCAAATGATGTAGCAAATGGCACATTAAATAGCATATCAAACGGCGTGGCAAAGGGGATTTCAAAAGATGATTTACTTAGTGAAGAACATAAACGTAAGAATGAAGTAATGCCAATTTTCCGAACTGAACATAATCGATCAAATGCTATTCAATTCACAAGTGTAGATAATAACACAAAAGGAATGAAGAAGTATGATTCAAGTAACTTCTTTAGTAACAACagtgaatataatatacacgCGAAAAGTGGGATCTTTGAAAATATgcacagaaaaaaaaattataacaaataccgaaatattaaaaataattatttgtcTGATGATGATATAACTGGAGAAGATtcgaaaaataatatacataaaaataatttaaaaaaaaataaatccaaTTCTTATATGAACAGTATTATAGGATATTTATTTTCGAATAAGTACAATATGATTTTGCCATACTATACGGACATGTCAGTTAAacttgataaaataaattcgaaaaatataaaaatgaaaaataaattaagtgataaaaaaattatggaaataaaaaaacaattaaagataaaaaaaatatttcgaCTTACAATTCTTTTAGTAATCAtttcaattattattattttatcgacatgtatattttcatatatattagaaacgtcacaaaaaaatatccAAATAAATTctgaaaatttattaaataaacgtaatactaataaaaattcaGATATATTAGAATTgaaatcatatataaatgtaattgAGGATTTACGAAAAGAAATATCTGAAATGAAAGAAGTTCTGTACatgcataatatttatataaataaaaattttaacctGAACAATTCATACAgtatttttaacaatttcAATAAAATGAAACCGAGTGTTACCTCTTCCTACAATAAGAAACTGTCAGATAAAGTAGGTAGTTTAACATCTCACTTATATTATAACGATCCTGTATCTTCTTCTAGTGGAAGTTATAACAACATTGCTAATATGCAAGAAGACGAAAAAGAACAAGGAACTGGCTCAGCACAATTTACGCAATACCGTTATGACATTAATGATATCCATCAGTTAAGCAGTGTAACTGATgaaaaatttgttaataatgGTAGCTCTAATCAAGTTATAAACGGGGAGGATGAGAAACTTGCGCAAATTCGCAGTGTGTCCCAAGTGTTTGGCACAAGCGGCGCGGAAAATTTAACCGTTAGTGTGAATAACAGTGGTAGTACCAAGGGTAGTAATAACTCAAACGAAAACGAGATTGCTGGTCTGGAGAgcgaaaaaaaggaacaacaTTATACTTTGAATGAAAAACGAAACGAACAAAGTACGGACGCAAATTCAAATGAACATGAACTGACtgtagaaaatattaaaaattttataaaaaatcataatGAATCAAATGATTATGAGTACGCAAAAATAAGTAATGTAATtgtaaatgaagaaaaaccTATAAATTCAAAAAGTGCTATAACAGATGGCAAGGGGATTATTAACGATAAAGAAGATACagatatgaaaaatttgaaaaacgAAAATTTAATACAAAGCCatcaaataaaagaaaaacatataaaatattcctCCAAAATGGAAGACAATGAAAATGGAGTCaacattgaaaaaaaatttgttaataacaagatgaacaaaaaaaagcaaaacaCAATTTGACAAAAGTGTGCAACGTGCTAAGTGCAAAGGCGCAAAACGGTGAAGCGAGCGAAACGAATAAAGTGATTGTACCGAATAAATCTATTAAAGCGATTAAGAGGAATAAAAGCGttttggaaaaaagaaagaaaaagaataaatgaatgaataaataaacaaacaaacaaacaaacaaacaaataatcaaacaaacaaacaaacaaataatcAAACAAACAGACAAACAAATAATCAAACAAACAGACAAACAAATAATCAAACAAACAGACAAACAAATAATCAAATGCACAAGTCTTGTTTTACAACAAATGCAGCAGGAATATTGGAGGAATGTACTTAATTAATATGCACACGAAAGGACAGGAAATATGAATAGTTCGTATTACAACACAGACGGGTGTAACATTTAAATTCGTAAAACTTAAAGTAactataaagtaaaaaataaaataaaacaaaatggaacaaaatgaaacacAGTGAAtcaaagtaaaaaaaaaaaaataataaaacaatatgaAACAAAGTGACAAACAAATACTAAGCCATAAGTAACATGTTGTGTTGTAGTAAGCCCGGGATACTAGCAATGGTAGatatatagaataaaaaatttatgaacagTTAATAATATCTCCTATAAAATATTCCAAAAAATGTGATAAAATCTCACTTCAGATTAACAggtagaacaaaaaaaaattatgtgtgtaataatattctttgaataaaataacatatggtattataattttattttttatgttctaCTGCTCATTCAATtgtttgtatatacacacacatacatttatatgtatatttatatatatatgcacatgctTATACAACAAtgttttatactttttatttttttttcgttattatgtgtttaattttgtttttaatgaTTACAAAAGCAATCTCAGCCaactatttttaatacttttcccattttacttttattatttttttttttttttcttttatgtgttgtcgtgtacatatttttgtatcatttttcattttacacccgtttataatttgttatcTGTTTATTTCTTGATTATTTTTCAACCTATTACTGCTTCAGTAAACcattagaaaatttttatgtataaaatgatctctttgcttttttttttttttttattttttcgtccACAATTTTTTC
This genomic interval from Plasmodium brasilianum strain Bolivian I chromosome 13, whole genome shotgun sequence contains the following:
- a CDS encoding HP12-like protein, with translation MTVCSGCGVVTDTTICCPICLKHNKQIFYCSQECFEKNYSDHKKIHYFMKIMNSEEMHNRLYENNPKSEDPKLPVIILTGDKGNINDNESTDYSVNGNVNLNEIRKRNEINDVVNEVANEVASEVANEVASEVANEVASEVASEVANNLANDVANGTLNSISNGVAKGISKDDLLSEEHKRKNEVMPIFRTEHNRSNAIQFTSVDNNTKGMKKYDSSNFFSNNSEYNIHAKSGIFENMHRKKNYNKYRNIKNNYLSDDDITGEDSKNNIHKNNLKKNKSNSYMNSIIGYLFSNKYNMILPYYTDMSVKLDKINSKNIKMKNKLSDKKIMEIKKQLKIKKIFRLTILLVIISIIIILSTCIFSYILETSQKNIQINSENLLNKRNTNKNSDILELKSYINVIEDLRKEISEMKEVLYMHNIYINKNFNLNNSYSIFNNFNKMKPSVTSSYNKKLSDKVGSLTSHLYYNDPVSSSSGSYNNIANMQEDEKEQGTGSAQFTQYRYDINDIHQLSSVTDEKFVNNGSSNQVINGEDEKLAQIRSVSQVFGTSGAENLTVSVNNSGSTKGSNNSNENEIAGLESEKKEQHYTLNEKRNEQSTDANSNEHELTVENIKNFIKNHNESNDYEYAKISNVIVNEEKPINSKSAITDGKGIINDKEDTDMKNLKNENLIQSHQIKEKHIKYSSKMEDNENGVNIEKKFVNNKMNKKKQNTI